The segment CCGCAACCACCACCTACACCATGGAGCGCTACAGCGTGGTGGACCTGCTGAGCTTCTACAAGGTGAACGAGCACGTACGCCTGAACCTGGACGTGAAGAACCTGTTCAACAAGGGCTATGACGAAGGCTCGTTCAACACCTACGCCTATCCCGGCGCGCCGCGTACGGTGCAGGCCGGGGTGGCCTACACCTTCTGACAGGCACTCGACCGGCTCGGCGGCAACGCAGCCGCCGAGCCGGGCTGTTCATCAGAAGCCTTTGCTGTAGAACAGCGAGTACGACTCGATGCCATCGTTAGGCTGGCGGATGCCGGCGTTGGAGTAATGGATGGCGCGGATGCCGACCTTCTGCTCCGACGGCAACTTCAAGCCCAGGCCAATACGGTCTTCGAAGTTGAAGGACGAGCCCAGGCGCTGGTCGCCGACACGGGTCTTGGAAAATGCCGCGATACCGATACCCGCTTCGATGTAGGGGGTGTAGGTGAAGCCGCTGAACTCATAGGTGAACACCGGGCTGAAGGACAGCGAGTGGGCACCGCTGGCGTCACCGCCTTCCCAATAGGTGTAGCCCGCGTCCCAGTAGCCGGTCAGGTGACCAACACTGGTTTCGAACCACTGCTTGTCCCAGTCGAAGGACAAGCCTGCACGGTAGGTCATGTCGCCTTGGCTGGTAACACCGACAGCGCCGGAAACCTGAGCAGCCTGGGCCAGGTTCGCCCCGGCGAAGGCCAGCACGGCGGCAGCCAACGAAGCAGCGATACGGGATTTCATCTATGACATCTCCTGATGGTAAGTGCGACAGCTGGAAGTCTGGACCCTGGGTCAGTCGGTTGCATCAGCCTGCTGAGCATCGACTGGACGGCCTGGGGCTTTGACCTCTCGAAATTTTTGGTAACCGAATCTCATGTTTCGGTCACACGATGTAATAATTGCCGGATTATGGTCAGTTGTATAGGAACTTGGAAGTAGATTGCTATCACTTCTCGTGTTCCTTAGCCGTTTACTACTTGGATTGGGCTGGATAGGCGCGCTAGACCGCTTTCCATATCCAAGGCCCTGGCATAGTGGTCCAACGCATCGAGCCGGCAACGGATGCCTAGACTGGTCGCTGTAAGAATCGTTCAAAATCATTTTGAATCAGGTAGATGAGATACTTTCTTCAAGTAGATTCACGAACGTTGACAAGCTGCGCGAGACCGTTCCACGGCGCCAGACCAGCCAGGTCTTGAGGTAACGGAAGTCTTCAGACATCGGCCAGGCACTGACCGTGCTGCACCCTGGCATGTTCTCCAGCATCGTGCGCGGCATCATGGCCAAGCCTGCACCGGCGCTGACGCACGCCAACATGCCATGGTAGGACTCCATTTCGTGGATCTTGCGTGGGACGGCCTGATCGTTGACGAACCAGTTCTCGAAATGGTGCCGGTACGAGCAGTTGGCGCGAAAGGCGTAGATGTTTTCGCCGTTCACGTCTTGCGCCCGGGTCACGGGCGCGTGGTTGAGGGGCGCGATGATCACCATCTCTTCTTCAAAGACCGGCATGCCCTCCAAGGTCGGGTGCAACACCGGCCCGTCGATGAACGCGGCCACCAGCCGACCCGACAGAACACCCTCGAGCATGGTGCCGGACGGTCCCGTGGACAGATCCAGGTCCACCTTGGGATAGCGCTGGTTATAGGCTGCCAGCACGGCCGGGATCCGCACCGCCGCGGTGCTTTCCAGGGAGCCCAGTGCGAACGTGCCCTGCGGATCCTCCCCTGCCACCGTGCTGCGCGCCTCCTGGACCAAGTCGAGGATGCGCCGGGTGTACTCCAGAAAATTCCAGCCGGCCGGGGACAAGCGCAAGCGGCTTTTTTCGCGAATGAACAGGTCTACGCCCAAGTCCTCTTCCAGTTGCTTGATGCGCGTGGTCAGGTTGGAGGGCACCCGGTGGATATGCTGCGCCGCTGCACTGATGCTGCCTTGCTCGGCGACTGCCTTGAACATCTCAAGTTGTATCAGGTCCACGGCTTTCTCCAAACGTGAATGAGTGGCTCATTATTATTCAGTTTTCATTAAAGCCCTAGCCCACTAGTCTGAGCCCACTGCATACCTACAGCGAGAGTGTCCCGCCATGAATGCGATCAGCAGCCAGACCCACGCCATCTCCCTTGACCCGTACACCGGCGAACAGATCGGCGCCTACCCGTTCGACACCGATGCCGCGCTCGAAGCTGCGCTAACGCGGGCCAAGCACGGCTACGGCCAGTGGAGCCGGCTGTCGGCCGATCAGCGCAGCGAGCACCTCCTGGCGCTGGCCACCGCCCTGGAGACTCAGGCAGAGACGTTTGCCCAGATGATCAGCCGCGAAATCGGCAAACCCATCACCCAGGCCCGGGGTGAAGTCAGCAAGTGCGTGGGGCTATGCCGCTGGTACGCCGAGCACGGCCCCGCGATGCTCGCGCCTGAAGCGACCCAGGTCGAAAAAGCCCGCATCGAATACCGCCCGTTGGGCCCGATCCTGGCCGTGATGCCTTGGAACTTCCCCGTCTGGCAGGTGCTGCGCGGCGCGGTACCGGCGATTCTGGCGGGTAACACCTACGTGCTCAAGCATGCCCCCAATGTGATGGGCAGCGCCTACCTGCTGGACAAGCTGTTCAAGGATGCGGGCGTTCCAGAGGGTGTGTTCGAGGTGCTCAACGTGACACCGGACGGTGTGACTCGCGCCATCAACGACCCGCGCATTGCGGCGGTGACCTTGACCGGCAGCGTGCGCGCCGGCATGGCGATCGGTGCTCAAGCCGGTGCTGCGCTGAAGAAGTGCGTACTGGAACTGGGCGGCTCGGACCCTTTTATCGTGCTGGCCGATGCCGATCTGGATGCAGCCGTGCAGGCAGCAGTGATCGGGCGATACCAGAACACCGGGCAAGTGTGCGCGGCCGCCAAGCGCTTTATCGTCGAGCAGAGCATCGCCGAGGCCTTCACACGCAAGTTCGTTGAAGCAACGCAAGCCTTGAAGGTGGGCAACCCGCTTGAAGAGGCGACCTATATCGGACCCATGGCCCGCTACGATTTGCGCGACGAGCTCGATGGCCAGGTGCAGGCCAGCCTTGCCGAGGGCGCTACTTTGTTGCTCGGCGGGCACAAGGTCGAAGGTGTGGCCAACGTTTACGCACCGACCGTGCTGGGGGATGTGACGCCGCAGATGACAGCCTTCAGGCAGGAACTGTTCGGCCCGGTTGCGGCGATCACCACCGCGCGGGATGCCGACCATGCCGTGGCGTTGGCCAACGACAGCGAGTTTGGCCTGGCCTCGACCATCTACACCGCCGACTATGCCTTGGCCGAGCGCATGACGTCGGCGCTGGAGACCGGTGCGGTGTTCATCAATGGCTACTGCGCCTCCGACCCCCGTGTCGCCTTCGGCGGGGTGAAGAAAAGCGGGTTCGGGCGTGAACTGTCGCATTTTGGCGTGCGTGAGTTCACCAATGTGCAGACGGTGTGGTTGGATCGCAACTGAGGCGCTGTCTGGCTTGGGTGCCGTGTTGTGACGGTGATGGGGGTTTAGCTTCGCGTTTTACACCGTCGGGGGCCGCTGCGCGGCCCCGGCGATCTAGAGTGCGAGCTGAATCCGGGGGCCTGCCGCGACCGGCCCGGCGACCCGGCAACTCGCAGATGAGGTGCAATTGTCACACAGGCTTTACGCGAGTATCACGGTTATGCGGTCCCCGTGGGAGATCGACAGCACTGGCTCTGAGCCTACTATGCAGATCGGGCCCAGCGCCTGACAACCCACTTACCCTCACCCACCATCACCCCCGCCCCTGATCCTTCACCCAATCGAGCATCCCACCTGGCACGATCAGCTCGTGCCGAGCCCTGGAACACGCCGTATACAACCCCGCCAGCAGCCGGGCGCGCTCGTTGCGGTTGCCTGTCACCTGTTGCGGCACCATCAGCTCTGGCGACACCATCACCCGCGCGAACTCCATGTTCCTCACATCCCTGACCCGCCCCAGGAACAGCTTGGGCGCTTTGTCCCAGCGGTAGCGGCTCTTGGCCTTGGCAAAATGCTGCGAGGTATATCCCTTGCCCAGCATCGAAGCCACCGCGATGAACGCCTTGTCGTCCCCTTTGTGCTCGGCCAGCGCCTGCCAGCTGGCGTACCGGAACAGCATCGGGTGCCGCGGCCGAGTACCGTGGCGGTACAGTTCGATGCAGTCTTCGACAAACAGCTCGAAGTCCTTGCGTGCCCCGTGCAGCATCACGAACGCAACGCCAAGATGCGTCAGGCGCTGGAACCAACCGAACAGGCCCCATTCGTCCTCGACGATCAAGGCCGTGGGCTGCTGGGGCACGGTCACGCTGTCGAAGAAACTGACGCGTGTGTAATGCTCGGCACTGCCGCTGAACGCGGCCTGGATGGCAGCCGGATGCGCTTGAATCAACGGGTTGAGCACATTGTCCATGGCCGGCCCGACCCGCAATGAATGGTCGATGTAGCGTTGACGAATGAACCCACCATGATGGGCGCTAAGGCCATTGAGGTTCTGCAACTCGTCACCCAGCGCAATCACCGATTGTGGGCTACGGTCGAGCACCTCGAGCATGGGCGCTGACAATTCGTGGGCTTCGTCCACGATGACGTGGGTATATCGCGCATCGATCAGGTAGCCGGTCAGGGCAAGCAATTTGACCCGGTGATAATCGCGCAGCGGCAACTGAATATCCCTGGCCGGGGGGCGGATCAGCGCCTGCCAGTAACGGCGCGCCGTTTCGAGCAGCACGTGCTGGTCCAGCGGCGTGATACCCGGTACGGACGACGGCAAATGGTGCAAGTCAATCTGCGCGTCGCCACTGTGGCAAAAGGCGCGCACCGCGCGTACGCAAACGCCCACCACGTCGACGGCGGCCAGCGGCCCGACGTCGGGCAAGCCGAGCCAGCGCACGATCTGCGCCTCCTGCGGTCGCCAGGACTGCCGGGTGCGGTACGGGTCACGCAATCGCCAGCCGGTGCGGGTCAGATCACGGTTCAAGAGCTCATCGGCCAGTTGCCCGAATGTCATGGCCGTGTAGGCCTTTGCATCCTTTACCCGCGCCTGCAGCGCCCGCAGCTGCCCCTCGGTCAGGGCCAGCAGCAAGGTGCGCTGCGGATCGAGCAACCTGGCGAACTGATGAATCAGAAAGGTCTTGCCGGTGCCTGCAAACCCCTGCACAGCCACCGATTCGTCCACCCCGCTGAGAAACTCACGCAACAGACGGTTTTGCTGATCACTGAGCCTAAGATCGCTGGCCAGCGACGGCAGGTGTACGGCATGCAGGGGCGTGACGCGCTGCCGGTACAGATCGGCGAACTGGTAGTTCCACTGCCCCTGATCGTCCAGCAACTCGTCCGGCGCATGAGCAACCTCAGGCGACAACAGCGCAACACCATTTTCGCCCAGCATGCCCAGGCCCATGGCGAACACTTCGCGGTCGAATTGCTGCTGCACCTGCGCCTGAAAACGCCCGGGCGCTGCCTGCTCGACCTGCTGGGCAATGCGCAGCACCTCGGCGAAGCGCCGCTCCTGGGCGTCGGCCGTGAGCGGCGTCCGTTGACTGGCCAGACGCTGGACAAACAGCACGGCAGCCGCTTGCAGCACACTGGCAGAGACAAGTGGATCGGCACAGGTGCCGGCGGCGAGGTTGTCGGCCTGGTCGCTGGGCAAAGGCAGGTAGAACATCGGCACCTCAGGTGTTTATAAGGGCGGCACGATAGCAACTTTATCGCCCTGATGCAGGCACCAAACACCCGAGGACCGTCCTGCCGTAATGCGGGGGCTGCTCAACTCTTGGCGCGCCGCAGCGTGTCGCTGGGAAGTTCCTTGAACAAATGCCTGTAACTGTTTGAAAACCTTCCTAAATGCCAGAATGACCACCGCATCGCTACTTCGGCCACCGTGCCGCTGGCCCCATTGAGCAGATCCCGCCGGGCGCCGTTCAGGCGTCTTAGCCGCATCCAGTGCGCAGGGGTCATCCCTGTGAAGGCCTTGAATGCCTGTTGCAATTGGCGCAGCGAAACGCCTGCAACGCTGGCCAGCTCGACTAGGTTCAGGGTCTGCTCGGGGCAATCGGCGGCCCAGTCACTGACACGGCGCATGATGGCCCTTGCCTCCCCCCGCTGCCCCAATGCCACGCCCTGCAGGCGCTGGCAGGCGTTATCCAGAATGAACAGGCAATCCTGCAGCAGTTGCTCGGCCAGGGCTTGCCCCTGCACACAGCCCTGTGACTGCCCCAGGTGGGTGAGCGTGGCGCTGAGCCAACTGCTGAACAGCGCCGTTTGCCCGCTGCCCAGCGGCACCATGAACAGGCCATCAAGGCGTTCGAGGTTAAGCCCATGGCTGAGCAGGAAGGCCTGCTCGAACACCACGGCCACTTCCTGGTAGTGCTCGGGGGTGATCCAGATGTTGCGGGTATGCTCATTGAGCAGGTACAGGTTGTTCTCGCTTCGGTCGAAGCAGAAGGTCAGCGAGCCCGAAGGCGGTCGAAAGAATTGTTCCACCCGGGTGTTGAGCCGCTCTTCGTACACCTGCAGCCCGTCCAGTCCCAGACAGCGCAGCTCGCCGCTGAAATGACCCGGCGACATTTGCCGGTAGTGCTGCTGCCACCCAGGTGTGACGCGGATCTGCTCGGTAACATCGTGAGTGTGGTAAGCCTGGACCTGCAAGGCATCTGCGGTATTCACGCGACATCCTTTGTGCACTCTTATGGTGCATTCGACAGCGTAGAAAGTGGATAGATCGTAGCCGGGACTGCGACCAAGATAGTCGCCAGCGCGTCGACTGGGAAGCCAATGCCTGTTCACCTGTGATGCCGCGCACTCACCGATAACCTCAAGAGGTCCGTATGAACGCCCCCTTCGATCAGCTGTCCGCCTGGCTGAAAGAGCACCGCATCACCGAGGTCGAATGCGTCATCAGCGACTTGACCGGCATCGCCCGCGGCAAGATCGCCCCTACCGCCAAGTTCCTGCACGAACGGGGCATGCGCCTGCCCGAGAGCGTACTGTTGCAGACCGTCACCGGCGACTATGTCGACGATGACATCTATTACAGCCTGCTCGATGCGGCCGACATCGACATGATCTGCCGGCCTGACCCCAGTGCGGTGTACCAAATTCCCTGGGCCATCGAGCCGACCGCCATCGTGATCCATGACACTTTCGACAAACAGGGCAACCCGATCGAGCTGTCACCTAGAAACGTTCTCAAGAAAGTGCTGCAACTGTATGCCGATAAAGGCTGGCAACCCATCGTAGCCCCTGAGATGGAGTTCTACCTCACCCAGCGCTGCGAAGACCCGGACCTGCCATTGCAGGTGCCGCTGGGCCGCTCCGGGCGTGCCGAGAGTGGGCGCCAGTCGTTCTCCATTGACGCGGCCAACGAGTTCGACCCCTTGTTCGAGGACGTCTACGACTGGTGCGAACTGCAGGGGCTGGACCTGGACACCCTGATCCATGAAGACGGCCCGGCGCAGATGGAGATCAATTTCCGCCACGGTGACGCGCTTGACCTGGCCGACCAGATCACGGTGTTCAAGCGCACCATGCGCGAAGCGGCCCTCAAGCACAACGTGGCGGCCACGTTCATGGCCAAGCCCATCACCGATGAACCCGGCAGTGCCATGCACCTGCACCAAAGCGTGCTCGACGTGGCCACCGGCAAGCCGGTGTTCGCCAACGATGACGGGACCATGAGCCAGTTGTTCCTGCACCACATCGGCGGTCTGCAACGGTACATACCCAAGTTGCTGCCGATGTTCGCCCCCAACGTCAACTCGTTCCGCCGGTTCTTGCCGGACACCTCCGCCCCGGTCAACGTCGAGTGGGGCGAAGAGAACCGCACCGCGGGCCTGCGCGTTCCCACGTCCACGCCCGAGTCGATGCGCGTGGAAAACCGCTTGCCGGGCGCAGATGCCAACCCTTACCTGGCCATCGCCGCCAGCCTGCTGTGCGGCTATCTGGGCATGGTCGAGCAGATCGACCCCAGCGCGCCGGTCCAGGGCCGGGCTTACGAACGGCGCAACCTGCGCTTGCCGATCACCATCGAGGATGCGCTGCAGCACATGGAAGACTGCCAGACCGTGCAACAGTACCTGGGCAAGTCATTCGTGCAGGGCTACGTGGCGGTCAAGCGGGCCGAGCATGAGAACTACAAACGCGTCATCAGCTCATGGGAGCGCGAGTTCCTGATGCTGAGCGTCTGATCCTGCAGGGGCCGCAACGCGGCCCCTTAGCACCGTACACCCACAACAATGCCAACGAGGTGTCGTCATGCATTACCTGAAAGCCCTGATCCCTTCTGCATTCACCCTATTGTTCGCGGCCACCAGCCAGGCAGCGCCGACGGTCAGCGTGTACAACTGGACCGACTATATCGGTGACACGACGCTGGCGGACTTTCAGGCCAGCACCGGTATCAAGGTGGTGTACGACGTGTTCGACTCCAATGAGACCCTCGAAGGCAAGCTGCTGGCAGGTCGCACCGGCTATGACGTGGTGGTGCCGTCCAACCACTTCCTGGCACGCCAGGCTCAGGCCGGCGCCTTCCTGCCGCTCGATCGCAGCAAGCTGACCAACTGGCAGCACCTGGACCCCAAGCTGCTCAAGCTGCTGGAGCAGAACGATCCCGGTAACCGCTATGCAGTGCCCTACCTATGGGGGACCAACGGCATCGGCTACAACGTGGACAAGGTCAAGGCAGCCTTGGGCATCGATCGGGTGGACTCCTGGGCGGTGCTGTTCGAGCCCGAAAACCTCAAGAAACTCAAGCAGTGCGGCGTGGCCTTCATGGACTCGCCCGATGAGCTGTTCCCGGCCATGCTCAACTACCTGGGCATGGACCCGCGTAGCGAGAACGCAGCGGACTATCCCAAGGCCGAGGCGCGCCTGCTGGCCCTGCGGCCCTATATCACCTACTTCCATTCCTCCAAGTACGTCTCGGACCTGGCCAACGGCAACATCTGCATCGCCTTTGGCTATTCGGGCGATGTGTTCCAGGCTGCCAACCGCGCGGCAGAGGCCAACAATGGTGTGAAGATCGCCTACAGCATTCCCAAGGAGGGCAGCAACCTGTGGTTCGACCTGCTGGCCATCCCCAAGGATGCCAACAACCCCGAGCAGGCCCTGGCCTTCATCAACTACCTGCTCGACCCACAGGTGATCGCCAAGGTCAGTGCGACGGTCGGTTATGCCAATGCCAACCCCGATGCCAAGGCATTCATGGACCCGGCGTTGGTGAACAACCCCGAGGTCTACCCACCCCAGCAGGTGCTGGACAAGTTGTACATCTCCACGACACAAAGCCCGAAGATCATGCGCCTGATGACGCGCGCCTGGACCAAGATCAAGTCCAATCGCTGAGTGAGCCTTACCCATGCCTTTATCTGCCGAACATGCCGCGTCCTACTATGCGGCCACTGCCCGTGATACAACCCGCTATCCGTACCTCGACGGCGAAGTCGATGCCGATGTGTGCGTCGTCGGCGGCGGCCTGACAGGGGTCAACACCGCATTGGAACTCGCCGAGCGCGGCCTGTCGGTGGTGCTGCTCGAAGGCCGGCGCGTGGGTTGGGGTGCCAGCGGGCGCAATGGCGGCCAGCTGATCCGTGGCATCGGCCATGATGTCAACGGCTTCGCTCGGTACGTGGGCGAGGACGGCGTGAGGTATCTGAAGCAGGCAGGCATCGACTCGGTGACCTTGGTGGCTGAGCGCATCGCCCGCCACGGCATAGCATGCGACCTGCGCTGGGGCTTCTGCGAGCTGGCCAATACCCCCGCCCAGTTCGCTGCCTTTGCCGCCGAGCAGCAGGAGCTGGCGGCCTTGGGCTACCAGCCTCACACCTACCGGGTGCCGGCAGAGCGCCTGCGCGAAGTGGTTGGCAGCGACCGTTATGCAGGCGGCATGGTGGACATGGGCTCAGGGCACCTGCACCCATTGGATCTGGTGCAGGGCGAAGCCCGAGCGGCGCAGTCCCTGGGGGTGCAGATCTTTGAACAGAGCCCGGTCATGCGCATCGACCATGGCTCCACCGTAACGGTGCACACCGCGCACGGCAAGGTACGCGCTGCCAGCCTGGTACTGGGTTGCAATGCCCACCTTGAGGGCCTGGAGCCCAGGCTCAGCGGCAAGGTGCTGCCAGCGGGTAGCTACGTGGTCGTGACCGAGCCACTGGAGGAAACGGTCGCAATGTCGCTCATTCCCCAAGACATGGCCTTGTGTGATCAGAAGGTGGGGCTGGACTACTATCGCCTGACCGCCGACCGGCGCTTGCTGTTCGGCGGTGCCTGCCACTACTCCGGGCGCGATCCCCGCGATATCGCCGCGTACATGCGGCCCAAGGTGCACCGGGTGTTCCCGCAGTTGGGCGAAGTGCGCATCGACTATCAATGGGGCGGCCTGATCGGCATCACGGCCAACCGCTTCCCACAGGTCGGGCGACTGCGTGATCATCCCAACGTCTACTATGCCCAGGGTTATTCGGGCCATGGGCTGAACGTCACACACTGGACGGCCAGGCTGCTTGCCCAGAGCATCGCGCTGGGGCAAAGCAAGGGGCTGGATGTGTTCAGCGCCGTGCCCCACCTCACGTTCCCCGGCGGCAGAGCGCTGCGCTCGCCCCTGCTGGCCCTTGGCATGTTGTGGTACCGGCTGCGCGAGGCCCTGGGGTGAAGACGTTCAGGTACAGGCCATGGGCCATGTGGTAGTCTGCGCCCCTCGAAATGCATGGTCGCGCCGACCATGCCAAAAGGAAGCGGGCCACCCGGCCCAGGCCAGATCAGGACCCCTCCCATGCTGTTTCACAAGAACATCAACGCCCTGCGGGCGTTGGCCGTCATATCGGTCGTGCTGTACCACTTCAAGATCCCGGGGTTCTCGGCCGGGTTTCTCGGCGTGGATGTGTTCTTCGTGATTTCGGGCTACCTGATGACCCGGATCATCGTGAGCGGCCTGGACAAGCAGCAGTTCTCGCTAATCGGTTTCTACGCGGCCAGGGCCAGGCGAATCATTCCGGCCCTGCTGGGGTTGTGCATCGCCCTGGCCGTGTTCGGGTATTTCTTTCTGGCAACGGACGACTACCGGGAGTTGCTGCGCACCAGCAAGGAAAGCCTGCTGTTCACGTCCAACCATTATTTCGCCCGTGACGGCAGTTATTTCGATGCACCGCTTCAGGAAAACTGGCTGCTGCACACCTGGTCGCTGTCGGTGGAGTGGCAGTTCTACTTGATCTATCCCGTGATCGTGATGGGCCTGCACAACGTGTGCGCACCGCC is part of the Pseudomonas parafulva genome and harbors:
- a CDS encoding acyloxyacyl hydrolase, whose protein sequence is MKSRIAASLAAAVLAFAGANLAQAAQVSGAVGVTSQGDMTYRAGLSFDWDKQWFETSVGHLTGYWDAGYTYWEGGDASGAHSLSFSPVFTYEFSGFTYTPYIEAGIGIAAFSKTRVGDQRLGSSFNFEDRIGLGLKLPSEQKVGIRAIHYSNAGIRQPNDGIESYSLFYSKGF
- the ptrR gene encoding putrescine utilization regulator PtrR, whose amino-acid sequence is MDLIQLEMFKAVAEQGSISAAAQHIHRVPSNLTTRIKQLEEDLGVDLFIREKSRLRLSPAGWNFLEYTRRILDLVQEARSTVAGEDPQGTFALGSLESTAAVRIPAVLAAYNQRYPKVDLDLSTGPSGTMLEGVLSGRLVAAFIDGPVLHPTLEGMPVFEEEMVIIAPLNHAPVTRAQDVNGENIYAFRANCSYRHHFENWFVNDQAVPRKIHEMESYHGMLACVSAGAGLAMMPRTMLENMPGCSTVSAWPMSEDFRYLKTWLVWRRGTVSRSLSTFVNLLEESISST
- a CDS encoding aldehyde dehydrogenase family protein, whose translation is MNAISSQTHAISLDPYTGEQIGAYPFDTDAALEAALTRAKHGYGQWSRLSADQRSEHLLALATALETQAETFAQMISREIGKPITQARGEVSKCVGLCRWYAEHGPAMLAPEATQVEKARIEYRPLGPILAVMPWNFPVWQVLRGAVPAILAGNTYVLKHAPNVMGSAYLLDKLFKDAGVPEGVFEVLNVTPDGVTRAINDPRIAAVTLTGSVRAGMAIGAQAGAALKKCVLELGGSDPFIVLADADLDAAVQAAVIGRYQNTGQVCAAAKRFIVEQSIAEAFTRKFVEATQALKVGNPLEEATYIGPMARYDLRDELDGQVQASLAEGATLLLGGHKVEGVANVYAPTVLGDVTPQMTAFRQELFGPVAAITTARDADHAVALANDSEFGLASTIYTADYALAERMTSALETGAVFINGYCASDPRVAFGGVKKSGFGRELSHFGVREFTNVQTVWLDRN
- a CDS encoding AAA family ATPase, producing the protein MFYLPLPSDQADNLAAGTCADPLVSASVLQAAAVLFVQRLASQRTPLTADAQERRFAEVLRIAQQVEQAAPGRFQAQVQQQFDREVFAMGLGMLGENGVALLSPEVAHAPDELLDDQGQWNYQFADLYRQRVTPLHAVHLPSLASDLRLSDQQNRLLREFLSGVDESVAVQGFAGTGKTFLIHQFARLLDPQRTLLLALTEGQLRALQARVKDAKAYTAMTFGQLADELLNRDLTRTGWRLRDPYRTRQSWRPQEAQIVRWLGLPDVGPLAAVDVVGVCVRAVRAFCHSGDAQIDLHHLPSSVPGITPLDQHVLLETARRYWQALIRPPARDIQLPLRDYHRVKLLALTGYLIDARYTHVIVDEAHELSAPMLEVLDRSPQSVIALGDELQNLNGLSAHHGGFIRQRYIDHSLRVGPAMDNVLNPLIQAHPAAIQAAFSGSAEHYTRVSFFDSVTVPQQPTALIVEDEWGLFGWFQRLTHLGVAFVMLHGARKDFELFVEDCIELYRHGTRPRHPMLFRYASWQALAEHKGDDKAFIAVASMLGKGYTSQHFAKAKSRYRWDKAPKLFLGRVRDVRNMEFARVMVSPELMVPQQVTGNRNERARLLAGLYTACSRARHELIVPGGMLDWVKDQGRG
- a CDS encoding helix-turn-helix domain-containing protein, which codes for MNTADALQVQAYHTHDVTEQIRVTPGWQQHYRQMSPGHFSGELRCLGLDGLQVYEERLNTRVEQFFRPPSGSLTFCFDRSENNLYLLNEHTRNIWITPEHYQEVAVVFEQAFLLSHGLNLERLDGLFMVPLGSGQTALFSSWLSATLTHLGQSQGCVQGQALAEQLLQDCLFILDNACQRLQGVALGQRGEARAIMRRVSDWAADCPEQTLNLVELASVAGVSLRQLQQAFKAFTGMTPAHWMRLRRLNGARRDLLNGASGTVAEVAMRWSFWHLGRFSNSYRHLFKELPSDTLRRAKS
- a CDS encoding glutamine synthetase family protein yields the protein MNAPFDQLSAWLKEHRITEVECVISDLTGIARGKIAPTAKFLHERGMRLPESVLLQTVTGDYVDDDIYYSLLDAADIDMICRPDPSAVYQIPWAIEPTAIVIHDTFDKQGNPIELSPRNVLKKVLQLYADKGWQPIVAPEMEFYLTQRCEDPDLPLQVPLGRSGRAESGRQSFSIDAANEFDPLFEDVYDWCELQGLDLDTLIHEDGPAQMEINFRHGDALDLADQITVFKRTMREAALKHNVAATFMAKPITDEPGSAMHLHQSVLDVATGKPVFANDDGTMSQLFLHHIGGLQRYIPKLLPMFAPNVNSFRRFLPDTSAPVNVEWGEENRTAGLRVPTSTPESMRVENRLPGADANPYLAIAASLLCGYLGMVEQIDPSAPVQGRAYERRNLRLPITIEDALQHMEDCQTVQQYLGKSFVQGYVAVKRAEHENYKRVISSWEREFLMLSV
- a CDS encoding polyamine ABC transporter substrate-binding protein translates to MHYLKALIPSAFTLLFAATSQAAPTVSVYNWTDYIGDTTLADFQASTGIKVVYDVFDSNETLEGKLLAGRTGYDVVVPSNHFLARQAQAGAFLPLDRSKLTNWQHLDPKLLKLLEQNDPGNRYAVPYLWGTNGIGYNVDKVKAALGIDRVDSWAVLFEPENLKKLKQCGVAFMDSPDELFPAMLNYLGMDPRSENAADYPKAEARLLALRPYITYFHSSKYVSDLANGNICIAFGYSGDVFQAANRAAEANNGVKIAYSIPKEGSNLWFDLLAIPKDANNPEQALAFINYLLDPQVIAKVSATVGYANANPDAKAFMDPALVNNPEVYPPQQVLDKLYISTTQSPKIMRLMTRAWTKIKSNR
- a CDS encoding NAD(P)/FAD-dependent oxidoreductase, which gives rise to MPLSAEHAASYYAATARDTTRYPYLDGEVDADVCVVGGGLTGVNTALELAERGLSVVLLEGRRVGWGASGRNGGQLIRGIGHDVNGFARYVGEDGVRYLKQAGIDSVTLVAERIARHGIACDLRWGFCELANTPAQFAAFAAEQQELAALGYQPHTYRVPAERLREVVGSDRYAGGMVDMGSGHLHPLDLVQGEARAAQSLGVQIFEQSPVMRIDHGSTVTVHTAHGKVRAASLVLGCNAHLEGLEPRLSGKVLPAGSYVVVTEPLEETVAMSLIPQDMALCDQKVGLDYYRLTADRRLLFGGACHYSGRDPRDIAAYMRPKVHRVFPQLGEVRIDYQWGGLIGITANRFPQVGRLRDHPNVYYAQGYSGHGLNVTHWTARLLAQSIALGQSKGLDVFSAVPHLTFPGGRALRSPLLALGMLWYRLREALG